The following proteins are encoded in a genomic region of Limosilactobacillus reuteri subsp. reuteri:
- a CDS encoding DUF3800 domain-containing protein, with the protein MNEYTLYLDETKLWNKNRDQHNVYGIAGVIINQEDKLEINNRLINFKKELFHTPNVILHETDIRQAGKNNEKILNEIPEYSLLTRRKNMKLVFNQIGDIINEYCYVLGTIIDVTSLNKNYRIKESTYTSYYLGMKTIMENYTKFIYDHNATGNIILESRKTINNQKLDSRVRKQYYKIMCHGTYRYSALYLQNKLTGISFVEKMSNNNLLQIADFIPRPLLLHYVKIGQKKSDPSIYQKIRRKRYDGGLIYNGAGKYGVVLID; encoded by the coding sequence GTGAATGAGTATACTTTATATTTAGATGAAACAAAACTATGGAATAAAAATCGCGATCAGCACAATGTATATGGAATTGCTGGAGTGATTATCAATCAAGAAGATAAGTTGGAGATTAATAATAGGCTAATTAACTTTAAAAAGGAATTGTTCCATACGCCTAATGTAATTCTCCACGAAACAGATATTAGGCAAGCCGGTAAAAATAATGAAAAAATCTTAAATGAAATCCCAGAATATTCCTTATTAACTAGAAGGAAAAATATGAAATTAGTTTTTAACCAAATTGGCGATATTATTAATGAGTATTGTTATGTATTGGGAACGATCATTGATGTAACGTCACTTAATAAAAATTATAGGATTAAAGAATCTACCTATACTTCTTATTATCTTGGTATGAAAACTATTATGGAGAATTATACAAAATTTATATATGATCATAATGCTACAGGGAATATAATTTTAGAAAGTAGAAAAACAATTAATAATCAAAAACTAGATTCGAGAGTCCGTAAGCAATATTATAAAATAATGTGCCATGGTACTTATCGGTATTCGGCTCTATATCTACAAAATAAATTAACCGGCATTTCTTTTGTAGAAAAAATGAGTAATAATAATCTATTACAAATTGCTGATTTTATTCCACGGCCTTTGTTGTTACATTATGTAAAGATAGGGCAAAAAAAGAGTGATCCCAGTATTTATCAAAAAATTAGACGAAAGAGATATGATGGAGGACTAATTTATAATGGTGCTGGAAAATACGGTGTAGTTTTAATCGATTAA